A single window of Narcine bancroftii isolate sNarBan1 chromosome 1, sNarBan1.hap1, whole genome shotgun sequence DNA harbors:
- the LOC138739274 gene encoding uncharacterized protein isoform X1: MERLTRPEKLDIDPQSATAFKTFNFWLLNFENFLRFIQVEEDNQRLTALLSMVSLRVYENIQDETTYTAAIKVLKGLYDQPVNRVHARLMLASRKQQPGESSRAYLQVLKALGKDCNCVDKTAAEITSDLVWDAYVAGLRSNEVRLRLLEQGVEKLEDVARIAITMEDAALKSTELSRDWTPRSDRMKQKFLIMNKSTGPLLSRENTHL, translated from the exons atggagcgtttaactcggccagaaaaacttgatatcgacccacagtcagctacagccttcaaaacctttaacttctggctgctgaactttgaaaacttcctgagattcattcaggtagaggaggataaccagcgtctaacagcattgctgtctatggtgtccttgagagtctacgagaacatccaggatgagaccacttacaccgcagccataaaggtactgaaaggactgtatgatcaaccggtgaacagagttcatgcccggctcatgcttgcgtcgaggaagcaacagcccggcgagtccagcagggcatatttacaagtactaaaggcattgggcaaggactgtaactgtgtggacaaaactgctgccgagatcactagcgacctcgtctgggatgcctatgtggccgggctccgatcgaatgaagtgaggctgcgtttgctcgaacaaggggtagaaaaactagaggacgtggcccggattgcaatcacaatggaggatgcagccttaaagtccaccgagctctctagggactggacccctcgttctgat AGAATGAAGCAAAAGTTTTTGATCATGAATAAATCAACAGGG CCACTTttaagcagggaaaacacccatctgtaa
- the LOC138739274 gene encoding uncharacterized protein isoform X2, with translation MERLTRPEKLDIDPQSATAFKTFNFWLLNFENFLRFIQVEEDNQRLTALLSMVSLRVYENIQDETTYTAAIKVLKGLYDQPVNRVHARLMLASRKQQPGESSRAYLQVLKALGKDCNCVDKTAAEITSDLVWDAYVAGLRSNEVRLRLLEQGVEKLEDVARIAITMEDAALKSTELSRDWTPRSDVVFWEDCSERIGVYVTES, from the coding sequence atggagcgtttaactcggccagaaaaacttgatatcgacccacagtcagctacagccttcaaaacctttaacttctggctgctgaactttgaaaacttcctgagattcattcaggtagaggaggataaccagcgtctaacagcattgctgtctatggtgtccttgagagtctacgagaacatccaggatgagaccacttacaccgcagccataaaggtactgaaaggactgtatgatcaaccggtgaacagagttcatgcccggctcatgcttgcgtcgaggaagcaacagcccggcgagtccagcagggcatatttacaagtactaaaggcattgggcaaggactgtaactgtgtggacaaaactgctgccgagatcactagcgacctcgtctgggatgcctatgtggccgggctccgatcgaatgaagtgaggctgcgtttgctcgaacaaggggtagaaaaactagaggacgtggcccggattgcaatcacaatggaggatgcagccttaaagtccaccgagctctctagggactggacccctcgttctgat